A DNA window from Malus domestica chromosome 12, GDT2T_hap1 contains the following coding sequences:
- the LOC103430552 gene encoding exopolygalacturonase-like: protein MVGYWAFVFLFLASIANAKAEVFYVTNSTYGGNPSGDITLALADAWRAACSSPWPAKVVIPEGEYYLRGAILHGPCKSPIEVQVQGYLRAPQESSQLLQQNTWVGFQYVDRLTLFGGGTFDGQSNCHKYKSCQSNRNLRFDFVTNSVIEGITSLDSKNFHINVFACRNVTFQYVTITAPEDSVNTDGIHIGRSFGVTIDHTIIGTGDDCISLGDGSQNIVVTNVTCGPGHGISIGSLGKYPDEEPVVGVRVKNCTLTNTQNGVRIKTWPGSPTFTTASHIHFQDINMVNVSNPISIDQEYCPYTYCGKDDPSKVKISDISFTNIKGSSATPVAVKLMCSRKIPCDGVGLTDVDLTYIGSKGPLTSQCAYVKPYITRVANALACATWSYSNSLRSGRNLTNLLTR, encoded by the exons ATGG TTGGCTATTGGGCTTTTGTGTTCTTATTCTTAGCATCTATTGCTAATGCGAAAGCCGAAGTCTTTTATGTGACAAATTCAACATATGGAGGAAACCCTAGCGGCGATATTACGCTTGCTTTGGCTGACGCTTGGAGAGCTGCCTGTTCATCGCCATGGCCAGCCAAAGTTGTTATTCCAGAAGGGGAATACTACTTAAGAGGAGCAATTTTACATGGTCCATGCAAATCTCCCATTGAGGTTCAAGTTCAAGGGTATTTGCGTGCTCCACAAGAAAGCAGCCAACTCCTTCAACAGAATACTTGGGTTGGCTTTCAATACGTTGACAGGCTCACCTTATTTGGTGGTGGAACTTTTGATGGCCAAAGTAATTGCCACAAATATAAAAGTTGCCAATCCAACAGA AATTTGAGGTTTGATTTTGTCACAAATTCAGTGATCGAGGGCATAACTTCACTAGATAGCAAAAATTTCCACATCAATGTTTTTGCATGTCGCAATGTTACATTCCAATATGTTACTATCACCGCACCTGAAGACAGTGTCAACACAGATGGAATTCACATCGGGAGATCGTTTGGGGTCACCATTGATCACACAATAATTGGAACAGGCGACGACTGCATTTCTCTTGGTGACGGTAGCCAGAACATTGTCGTGACCAACGTTACTTGTGGACCAGGGCATGGCATAAGCATCGGGAGCCTAGGAAAGTATCCAGACGAAGAGCCCGTGGTTGGAGTCAGAGTGAAGAACTGCACACTCACTAACACACAAAATGGTGTGAGAATCAAAACATGGCCGGGTTCTCCAACATTTACAACTGCCTCGCATATTCACTTTCAAGATATTAACATGGTAAATGTTAGTAACCCTATTTCTATAGACCAAGAGTACTGCCCTTACACTTATTGTGGAAAAGATGATCCATCCAAAGTCAAGATAAGCGACATCAGTTTCACCAACATCAAGGGCTCATCTGCAACCCCAGTTGCAGTCAAGCTTATGTGCAGTAGAAAAATACCGTGTGATGGAGTCGGGTTGACTGACGTGGACCTCACGTACATCGGAAGCAAAGGCCCTCTCACCTCTCAATGTGCTTATGTCAAGCCCTACATTACTCGCGTGGCGAATGCTCTTGCTTGTGCTACCTGGTCATATTCTAATAGTCTAAGAAGTGGAAGAAATCTCACTAATCTTCTCACTAGATAG